A single region of the Pseudorhodoplanes sp. genome encodes:
- a CDS encoding branched-chain amino acid ABC transporter permease: MTMVSASPVTGPAVPAALTQPLKLLPWLAVAALPLALPGYEPLVTQVFVMILFALSLDLLVGYAGIVTLGHAGLFGVGGYTAGILSVHGFTDPILTALCAMALAAVTGLIFGVAILRTKGLTLLMLTMASAFLLYEIANMATGLTGGEDGLQGVSFAPVLGLFEFDFRGKTAFFYSLAALFLVFVFVRALINSPFGWSLRGIRENDARMAAIGCPIMRRRLIVYVISAALAGLAGALQAQSTQFVALYSLSFELSGNILIMLILGGSGRLYGAFIGVPVFMVAQDLLAKQDPANWFLGQGIVLIALVLLAPGGILGIAERVVETMKRRRNP, encoded by the coding sequence ATGACAATGGTTTCTGCATCGCCGGTCACTGGTCCGGCCGTGCCTGCGGCTCTTACCCAGCCATTGAAACTGCTGCCATGGCTGGCCGTGGCGGCACTTCCACTGGCGCTGCCGGGATACGAGCCGCTGGTGACCCAGGTTTTCGTGATGATCCTGTTCGCATTGTCGCTCGATCTGCTGGTGGGCTATGCGGGCATTGTCACTCTTGGTCATGCCGGGTTGTTCGGCGTCGGGGGCTATACGGCCGGCATTCTTTCGGTGCACGGCTTTACCGATCCGATTTTGACCGCGCTCTGCGCAATGGCTCTGGCGGCCGTCACCGGCCTGATATTCGGCGTCGCCATTCTTCGCACCAAGGGACTGACGCTGCTGATGCTGACAATGGCGTCGGCCTTCCTGCTGTACGAGATCGCCAACATGGCAACCGGTCTGACCGGCGGCGAAGACGGGCTGCAGGGCGTCTCCTTTGCACCGGTGCTCGGTCTGTTCGAGTTCGACTTCCGTGGCAAGACTGCGTTCTTCTACAGTCTGGCCGCGCTGTTTCTGGTCTTCGTCTTTGTGCGGGCGCTGATCAATTCGCCGTTCGGCTGGTCGCTGCGTGGCATCCGCGAAAATGATGCGCGCATGGCGGCGATCGGCTGTCCGATCATGCGTCGGCGACTCATCGTCTATGTGATCTCGGCGGCGCTGGCCGGCCTGGCAGGCGCCTTGCAAGCGCAGAGCACCCAGTTCGTTGCGCTGTATTCGCTCAGCTTCGAACTGTCGGGCAATATCCTGATTATGTTGATCCTCGGCGGTTCGGGCCGTCTCTATGGCGCCTTTATCGGCGTGCCTGTCTTCATGGTCGCCCAGGATTTGCTGGCGAAGCAGGACCCTGCGAACTGGTTCCTCGGTCAAGGCATCGTTCTCATCGCCCTGGTGTTGTTGGCGCCGGGGGGCATTCTTGGCATCGCCGAGCGCGTTGTCGAAACCATGAAGCGGCGCAGGAACCCATGA
- a CDS encoding ABC transporter ATP-binding protein, translating into MMDTATLETRGLNRSFGSNPVIANVNFTLRPGERRALIGPNGAGKTTFVNLLTGRLRPSSGTVLLNGADITALDEASRIRLGIGRTFQITSLFPKMTVRENVFLAVAESEGIAGNLLRSVFKYRQQLVHVDELVHRVGLSDVAHVPAQLLPYGRQRLLEIAIALALRPKVLLLDEPAAGIPTAESHVILDIIATLPKEIAVLLIDHDMDLVFRFAQQISVLVQGSILVEGAPGDIAADPRVREVYLGDSKHGRSAAA; encoded by the coding sequence ATGATGGACACTGCGACGCTGGAAACCCGCGGCCTCAACCGCTCGTTCGGCTCAAACCCGGTCATCGCGAACGTGAACTTCACGCTTCGGCCCGGCGAGCGTCGGGCGCTGATAGGCCCCAACGGCGCGGGCAAGACGACATTCGTCAATCTTCTCACCGGGCGCCTGCGACCCTCGTCCGGCACGGTGCTGCTTAACGGCGCCGACATCACCGCTTTGGATGAAGCGAGCCGTATCCGTCTCGGCATCGGCCGGACATTTCAGATCACCTCGCTATTCCCCAAGATGACCGTTCGTGAAAACGTGTTTCTCGCGGTCGCCGAATCCGAGGGTATCGCCGGCAATCTGTTGCGCTCCGTGTTCAAGTATCGCCAGCAGCTTGTCCACGTCGACGAATTGGTCCACCGCGTCGGTTTGAGCGATGTCGCTCATGTGCCGGCACAGCTATTGCCTTATGGCCGTCAACGACTGCTTGAGATCGCCATCGCGCTGGCGCTGCGTCCCAAAGTCCTTCTGCTTGATGAGCCCGCCGCCGGAATCCCGACCGCGGAAAGCCACGTCATTCTCGACATCATCGCGACTCTGCCAAAGGAAATAGCGGTGCTGTTGATCGATCATGACATGGATCTGGTGTTCCGTTTCGCCCAACAGATTTCGGTTCTGGTGCAAGGCTCCATCCTGGTGGAAGGGGCGCCTGGCGATATCGCCGCTGACCCGCGCGTACGCGAAGTTTATCTTGGAGACAGCAAACATGGCCGCTCTGCTGCGGCTTGA
- a CDS encoding LysR family transcriptional regulator — translation MKLIQLRNFIAVIEAGTFRQAAKNLRLSQSSISKSLQQLEDEIGVVILHRGARGVVPTAAGEALLARARIIEAELRHARTDVQMIQGAQIGEIRVAASPTVAMGLLPRAVAKFQSARPRVSFRISEAVYPDMLPAIRSGEVDVAISLVPSRPRDETISFVNLVKERLVPVVRANHPLVGARDLKLADLLDLDWIIYGRSHTGLDVFEKTFTSNRLAPPKSTIECTSFACARALVENGDYVTLMPSQLFLDDRKPSSIALLELDTPMPPWQVAVISRAKHELSAACVAFLDEIERVATGAVVSQKVAASAVRG, via the coding sequence ATGAAATTAATTCAACTCCGGAATTTCATTGCTGTCATTGAAGCCGGCACGTTCCGTCAGGCCGCCAAGAACCTGCGTCTCTCGCAATCCTCTATTAGCAAGAGCCTGCAGCAATTGGAGGACGAGATCGGCGTCGTGATCCTGCATCGTGGAGCCCGCGGGGTTGTACCGACCGCTGCGGGCGAGGCACTGCTGGCGCGCGCCAGGATCATCGAAGCGGAGCTGCGTCATGCGCGCACCGATGTACAGATGATCCAGGGCGCCCAGATCGGCGAAATCCGCGTGGCTGCCTCGCCCACCGTTGCCATGGGCCTGCTGCCGCGGGCAGTGGCCAAGTTCCAGAGCGCGCGTCCACGAGTGAGCTTTCGCATTTCGGAAGCTGTTTACCCGGACATGCTGCCGGCGATCCGTAGCGGCGAGGTCGATGTTGCCATCAGCCTGGTGCCTTCGCGGCCGCGTGACGAGACAATAAGTTTTGTCAATCTGGTCAAGGAACGACTAGTGCCGGTGGTTCGCGCCAATCATCCCTTGGTCGGCGCGCGCGACCTCAAGCTTGCGGACCTGCTTGACCTTGACTGGATCATTTACGGTCGGAGCCATACTGGGCTCGACGTTTTCGAAAAGACCTTCACATCCAACCGCCTCGCACCACCCAAGAGCACGATCGAGTGCACGTCCTTTGCCTGTGCGCGCGCTCTTGTCGAGAATGGCGACTACGTGACGTTGATGCCATCACAGCTCTTTCTCGACGACCGCAAGCCCTCGTCGATCGCGCTGCTGGAGCTCGATACGCCGATGCCGCCCTGGCAGGTTGCCGTGATATCCCGGGCAAAGCACGAATTGTCGGCCGCTTGTGTCGCGTTCCTTGACGAAATCGAGCGCGTCGCCACCGGAGCCGTCGTTTCCCAGAAGGTCGCTGCAAGTGCGGTGAGAGGGTGA
- a CDS encoding molybdopterin-dependent oxidoreductase: protein MMLSKLKFPILLFGMSVMLKFTAWKYPVFAALLKERNLVAQIRARDEEIGRWIAFRDGKVSSGRGMHAAPDVTLSFKTAALGVSLLTPPINWLDQINAQKDFMLTVDGPEDLTNWFAQTLMMMQTVGWKFGIQLSDGTMRYCNMANGGPLFVYVKDGKIIRTTPIDFDEDDTQPWTITARGMEFTPPRKTTLAPHGQNSKSMIYSPDRLLYPMKRVDFDPKGARNPQNRGKSGYVRVSWEEALDIVAGEIQRVKHDHGPGAMAVSHGSHHTWGHIGYYLSALYRFANAVGHTPVHHNPDSWEGWYWGASHHWGYTMRVGQSETYGTVEDLLQNCEMVVFWSADPETNSGSYGAQEGTVRRQWLKKLGIKVVHIDPHYNSSAQFLPGKWICPKPTTSPALALAIAYVWIKEGLYDKEYVATRTVGFDAWKAYVMGETDGIPKTPEWQEKETGVPAKDVRALAREWGTKRTYLGCGGWGNGHGGACRNQTGIQWARTMVCLIAMQGLGKPGVNMGNLQWGAPVDLNFFFPGYADGGMSGDIEKTAMAVELFQRMPQLPTMNTPQQKIPRIYLPEAILEGKAEGGYAWNGKSIEAQFSKVNYPAPGHAPVRMLFKYGGSLISTMNNTHRHVKMFQSSNLEFIVSQAIWFEGDTKFADIILPACTNFERVDISEWAGLGGYGHHGQQQLNHRVIIFQAPAIAPLGESKSDFWIFNEICKRLGLANYFSEGVNEIDWVKRLFDASDLPKKISWKKFIKRGYYVVPTEKEKLRTPVSFRWFWEGRKKDVPEPHPLPSDYSVEFLKGLQTQSGKLEFECNSLKRAKDPERPPVVEYVPSWEGPQSGELFRKYPIQLLTPHSKYSFHTQGDGKDSFLLNIPDHRVKVKDWYYWVVRMNAEDAAERGIKLHDLVKVYNDRGAVICAAVPTQRLPRGVASSYEASALYDPMGEPGRSVDRGGAVNLLMPHRSQTKSTHSLAGAQGLVQIEPWDGSTDYISEAFAEAKKTARGQSARAESLVPAK from the coding sequence ATGATGCTTTCGAAGCTGAAATTCCCGATTCTTCTGTTTGGCATGTCGGTGATGCTCAAATTCACCGCGTGGAAGTATCCCGTTTTCGCCGCGCTACTGAAGGAGCGCAACCTGGTGGCGCAAATCAGGGCGCGGGACGAGGAGATCGGACGCTGGATCGCCTTTCGTGACGGCAAGGTCAGTTCGGGAAGAGGCATGCATGCCGCCCCAGACGTAACGCTGTCGTTCAAGACCGCGGCGCTCGGCGTCTCCCTTTTGACGCCGCCGATCAATTGGCTCGACCAGATCAATGCGCAAAAGGACTTCATGCTCACGGTCGATGGGCCTGAAGATCTGACCAACTGGTTCGCGCAGACTCTGATGATGATGCAGACCGTCGGCTGGAAGTTCGGCATCCAGCTTTCCGACGGTACCATGCGCTATTGCAACATGGCGAACGGCGGGCCGCTTTTTGTCTACGTCAAGGACGGCAAGATTATCCGCACCACGCCGATCGATTTTGATGAGGATGATACGCAGCCTTGGACCATCACGGCGCGTGGCATGGAGTTCACGCCGCCGCGGAAGACGACGTTGGCGCCGCACGGTCAAAACAGCAAATCAATGATCTATTCGCCTGATCGCCTGCTTTATCCGATGAAACGGGTCGATTTCGATCCGAAGGGCGCGCGCAATCCGCAAAACCGCGGTAAGTCCGGTTACGTGCGGGTTAGCTGGGAAGAGGCGCTTGACATCGTCGCCGGCGAAATCCAGCGCGTGAAGCATGACCACGGTCCCGGCGCGATGGCCGTTTCACACGGCTCGCATCACACCTGGGGTCACATCGGCTATTATCTCAGCGCGCTGTATCGGTTTGCCAACGCCGTCGGCCACACTCCGGTGCACCACAATCCCGATAGCTGGGAAGGCTGGTACTGGGGCGCCTCGCATCATTGGGGCTACACCATGCGTGTCGGCCAGAGCGAGACCTACGGCACCGTCGAGGATCTTCTACAAAACTGCGAAATGGTTGTGTTCTGGTCGGCCGATCCGGAAACCAACAGCGGTTCCTACGGCGCCCAGGAAGGCACGGTGCGCCGGCAGTGGTTGAAGAAGCTCGGTATCAAGGTCGTCCACATCGACCCTCATTACAACTCGTCGGCGCAATTCCTGCCGGGAAAATGGATCTGCCCGAAGCCGACGACGTCGCCGGCGCTGGCTCTGGCCATTGCCTATGTCTGGATCAAGGAAGGCCTCTACGACAAGGAATACGTCGCCACGCGCACCGTCGGCTTTGACGCCTGGAAGGCCTATGTCATGGGCGAGACAGACGGCATTCCGAAGACGCCGGAATGGCAGGAGAAGGAAACCGGCGTTCCGGCCAAGGACGTGCGGGCGCTGGCGCGCGAATGGGGAACCAAGCGAACCTATCTCGGCTGTGGCGGCTGGGGCAACGGTCATGGCGGCGCCTGCCGCAACCAGACCGGCATTCAGTGGGCGCGCACCATGGTGTGCCTGATCGCCATGCAGGGTTTGGGCAAGCCCGGCGTCAACATGGGCAATCTGCAATGGGGCGCCCCGGTCGATCTCAACTTCTTCTTCCCGGGATATGCCGACGGCGGCATGTCGGGCGACATCGAGAAGACCGCGATGGCCGTCGAGCTGTTCCAGCGCATGCCGCAGCTGCCGACCATGAACACGCCGCAGCAGAAAATCCCGCGCATCTATCTGCCGGAAGCGATTCTTGAAGGCAAAGCCGAGGGCGGATACGCTTGGAATGGTAAATCGATCGAAGCGCAATTCAGCAAGGTCAACTACCCGGCGCCAGGGCACGCGCCGGTGCGCATGCTGTTCAAGTATGGCGGATCGCTAATCTCGACCATGAACAACACGCACCGTCACGTGAAGATGTTCCAGTCATCAAATCTGGAATTCATCGTCAGCCAGGCGATCTGGTTTGAGGGCGACACCAAGTTCGCGGACATCATTCTGCCCGCCTGCACCAATTTCGAGCGTGTGGACATCAGTGAATGGGCCGGACTTGGCGGCTATGGCCATCACGGCCAGCAGCAGCTCAATCATCGTGTCATTATCTTCCAGGCGCCGGCCATCGCACCGCTCGGGGAGTCCAAATCGGACTTCTGGATCTTCAACGAGATCTGCAAACGGCTTGGGCTTGCCAATTACTTCTCCGAAGGCGTCAATGAGATCGATTGGGTAAAGCGCCTGTTCGATGCGTCGGACCTGCCGAAGAAGATTTCGTGGAAAAAGTTCATTAAGCGCGGCTACTATGTCGTGCCGACCGAAAAGGAGAAGCTGCGCACGCCGGTGTCGTTCCGCTGGTTTTGGGAAGGCCGTAAGAAGGACGTGCCGGAGCCGCATCCGTTGCCGTCCGATTATTCAGTCGAGTTCCTCAAGGGGCTGCAGACGCAGTCGGGCAAGCTCGAGTTCGAGTGCAACAGCCTCAAGCGCGCGAAAGATCCCGAGCGGCCGCCGGTCGTTGAATACGTCCCGTCATGGGAGGGCCCGCAATCAGGCGAACTGTTCCGCAAGTATCCGATTCAACTGCTGACGCCGCACAGCAAGTACAGCTTTCACACCCAGGGGGACGGCAAGGACAGCTTCCTGCTGAACATTCCCGATCACCGGGTGAAGGTGAAGGACTGGTACTATTGGGTCGTACGCATGAACGCGGAGGACGCGGCAGAGCGCGGAATCAAGCTGCATGATCTGGTCAAGGTCTATAATGACCGTGGCGCGGTGATTTGCGCAGCGGTGCCGACTCAGCGCCTGCCGCGCGGCGTCGCCAGCAGCTACGAGGCCTCGGCGCTGTACGATCCCATGGGCGAGCCAGGCCGGTCGGTCGATCGCGGCGGTGCCGTCAACTTGTTGATGCCGCACCGGTCGCAGACCAAGTCCACGCATTCGCTCGCCGGCGCGCAGGGCCTGGTTCAAATCGAGCCGTGGGACGGCAGTACCGATTATATCTCGGAGGCGTTTGCCGAGGCGAAAAAGACCGCACGAGGCCAATCGGCCCGCGCCGAGAGCCTCGTTCCGGCAAAGTGA
- a CDS encoding cupin domain-containing protein, producing MAYIFKEDELPALIDAKKARERIFFVNKDLAKIDDMLAGVMHYKKDAASPLHLHENCEHFYFIITGKATVESDEGVRPVGAGDMIFIPAEEKHRLRATEPLFYFEFQAPNRFKTTILEGTGDDLRWEHKDGKVWMQS from the coding sequence ATGGCCTATATCTTCAAAGAAGATGAGCTGCCCGCATTGATTGACGCCAAGAAGGCGCGCGAACGAATTTTCTTCGTCAACAAGGACCTCGCCAAGATCGACGACATGCTCGCGGGCGTCATGCACTACAAAAAAGACGCGGCCTCGCCGCTGCATCTGCATGAGAATTGCGAACATTTCTACTTCATCATCACCGGGAAGGCGACGGTGGAATCGGATGAAGGAGTTCGTCCAGTCGGTGCCGGCGACATGATCTTCATTCCGGCCGAAGAGAAGCATCGCCTGCGTGCCACTGAGCCGCTGTTCTATTTCGAGTTCCAGGCGCCGAACCGTTTCAAGACCACAATTCTTGAGGGCACGGGAGACGATCTGCGCTGGGAGCACAAGGACGGCAAGGTCTGGATGCAGAGCTGA
- a CDS encoding AraC family ligand binding domain-containing protein, translated as MSLTFIDTNKLPKEAMAGKGEVTEVLNEALCGAKNVQGSLRWLKGADSFTADAADKHQLIYVMDGKGSIRLNNKDYDIEKGGGIYLGPTEAATFQAAAGTSLKLFHLMVPQIPK; from the coding sequence ATGTCACTGACATTTATCGATACCAACAAGCTGCCGAAGGAAGCAATGGCCGGCAAAGGCGAAGTCACCGAAGTGCTGAACGAGGCACTGTGCGGCGCCAAGAATGTGCAAGGCTCGCTGCGTTGGCTCAAGGGCGCGGACAGCTTTACGGCGGATGCCGCCGACAAGCACCAGTTGATCTACGTGATGGACGGTAAGGGCAGCATCCGGCTCAACAACAAGGATTATGACATCGAGAAGGGCGGCGGCATCTATCTCGGACCCACCGAAGCCGCAACTTTCCAGGCGGCAGCGGGGACGTCGCTGAAGTTGTTTCATTTAATGGTACCACAGATCCCGAAGTGA
- a CDS encoding 4Fe-4S dicluster domain-containing protein produces MKKWNMIIDVAECTNCNLCTLAAMDEYVGNEFPGYSAAMPKHGHKWINILQKERGQVPMIDVAYVPTMCNHCDDAPCMKADKTGAIRKREDGIVLIDPEKAKGQKQLVDACPYGHIWWNEELKLPQIWTFDAHLIDQGWKQTRGHQSCPTGAMRAVNIEDAEMQRLEREEQLEVMQPELGTKPRVYYKNLWRYSKCFIGGTVSTKTGDGVVDCVEGATVRLQKDNRVISETTTDNFGDFKFDQLDENSGTYLVEITAKGGGKKTVEIVLGASINLGEIRL; encoded by the coding sequence ATGAAAAAATGGAACATGATCATCGACGTTGCTGAGTGCACCAACTGCAATCTGTGCACGCTCGCGGCGATGGACGAATATGTTGGTAACGAGTTCCCCGGCTATTCGGCGGCGATGCCCAAGCACGGCCACAAGTGGATCAACATTCTGCAGAAGGAACGCGGGCAGGTGCCGATGATCGACGTCGCCTATGTTCCGACGATGTGCAATCATTGTGACGACGCGCCCTGCATGAAAGCCGACAAGACCGGTGCGATCCGCAAGCGGGAAGACGGGATTGTGCTGATCGACCCTGAAAAGGCGAAGGGACAGAAGCAACTGGTCGATGCCTGCCCCTATGGTCACATCTGGTGGAACGAAGAACTGAAGCTGCCGCAAATCTGGACGTTCGACGCCCATCTGATTGACCAAGGTTGGAAGCAGACCCGCGGCCACCAATCATGCCCGACCGGTGCCATGCGCGCGGTCAATATCGAAGACGCGGAGATGCAGCGCCTTGAGCGCGAAGAGCAACTCGAAGTGATGCAGCCTGAATTGGGCACCAAGCCGCGGGTATATTACAAGAACCTATGGCGCTATTCGAAATGCTTCATCGGGGGCACCGTTTCGACCAAGACCGGCGACGGCGTCGTGGATTGCGTCGAAGGCGCGACGGTGCGGCTGCAGAAAGACAACCGGGTTATTTCGGAAACCACCACCGATAATTTCGGCGACTTCAAGTTTGATCAGTTGGATGAAAACTCGGGCACCTACTTGGTGGAGATCACGGCAAAAGGCGGGGGCAAGAAAACCGTCGAGATTGTCCTCGGCGCCAGCATTAATCTGGGCGAGATACGTCTGTAG
- a CDS encoding helix-turn-helix transcriptional regulator, with translation MASKFHEIGQRLRAYRLGKGLTANEIAKRIGVSRAAVYRLEKGELVKIETIEKLSELLDVSLPSLMGVEVEYYNNAIAFFERMRQLEESATYVLGNFSPISFLLLSDHYIDHLRVMLNESLRDIDPRAGGPDGHIEKLLGILRERRAAAKKRRTPVVSIVGSRDVERFLRLGLIGRFDLPPAVAAERRRAAREEIERFIHLMQNAPIGVQVGVVVDMPPTQTFQVFEIDEAPAVTLSPYRLGDQPNISSGIAMATSAPEAVRLFKNTITGLWDVAHKGEAGARILQSLLDKTPR, from the coding sequence ATGGCGAGCAAATTCCACGAAATCGGGCAGCGACTCCGCGCCTATCGGCTAGGAAAGGGATTGACCGCCAACGAAATCGCCAAACGCATTGGTGTCTCGCGCGCGGCGGTCTACCGGTTGGAAAAGGGCGAACTGGTCAAGATCGAGACCATCGAAAAGCTCTCCGAATTGCTCGATGTCTCGCTGCCCTCGCTGATGGGGGTTGAGGTCGAGTATTACAACAACGCTATCGCTTTCTTCGAGCGTATGCGGCAGCTTGAGGAGAGCGCGACCTATGTACTAGGCAATTTCTCGCCGATCTCGTTTCTCCTGCTGTCGGACCATTATATCGATCACCTGCGGGTCATGCTCAACGAGTCGCTGCGCGACATAGACCCACGTGCGGGCGGGCCGGATGGCCATATCGAAAAGCTTCTCGGGATCCTGCGCGAGCGCCGCGCGGCGGCAAAGAAGCGCCGCACGCCGGTGGTCAGCATCGTCGGCTCGCGCGACGTGGAACGCTTCCTCAGGCTCGGCCTGATCGGACGTTTTGACCTTCCGCCCGCGGTCGCAGCAGAGCGGCGGCGTGCCGCACGCGAGGAGATCGAGCGATTCATTCATTTGATGCAGAATGCGCCGATCGGTGTGCAGGTCGGCGTCGTCGTCGACATGCCGCCGACCCAAACCTTCCAGGTGTTCGAGATCGATGAGGCGCCGGCGGTCACGCTGAGCCCCTACCGGCTCGGCGATCAGCCAAACATATCGTCCGGCATCGCGATGGCGACCTCCGCACCGGAAGCCGTGCGTCTTTTCAAGAACACGATCACCGGATTGTGGGATGTCGCGCATAAGGGCGAGGCCGGCGCACGCATCCTGCAATCACTGCTCGATAAAACGCCGCGTTGA
- a CDS encoding TRAP transporter substrate-binding protein translates to MASRRHFLKITGGALAAAASNSSVSWAQSAKYTAKIGHLEAPTQPRHRGLEKVAALVKDRTKGEVEFKLFPASQLGNARQMIEGTQFGSLECNVMPAAFLGGFNPVVSVFDIPFLLPNDPAKANALRTGPFGQYVLDSFTSRGLVAIALWSNGRKSLTSNKPINSPQAFTGQKFRVMDSRILIEQFSAVGASAIAIPFGELYTALQTGVVDGEENPLDTISTMKFHEVQKHLVVSEHGAMEDVVLFNPTWWKSLPEGHRKIITDTFVEIRPEVEKMKAEAQVKALEIIKAAGKTEISKLSDADRKAWQSAMVPKAEAAYIARAGAEGQKAIDLYRSELKKLGA, encoded by the coding sequence ATGGCTTCACGGCGTCACTTTCTGAAAATCACCGGCGGGGCGCTTGCCGCCGCCGCATCCAACTCAAGCGTGTCATGGGCCCAGTCGGCGAAATATACCGCCAAGATCGGGCACCTCGAAGCCCCGACCCAGCCGCGTCACCGGGGCCTGGAAAAGGTGGCGGCCCTGGTCAAGGACCGCACCAAGGGTGAGGTCGAATTCAAGCTGTTTCCGGCGTCTCAGCTCGGCAACGCGCGCCAGATGATTGAGGGCACGCAGTTCGGCTCGCTCGAATGCAACGTCATGCCGGCTGCCTTCCTCGGCGGATTCAATCCCGTGGTGTCGGTGTTCGACATCCCGTTCCTGCTGCCGAACGACCCGGCCAAGGCGAACGCGCTGCGCACGGGGCCGTTCGGGCAGTATGTCCTCGACTCGTTCACGAGCCGGGGGCTCGTGGCGATTGCTCTGTGGTCGAACGGCCGCAAGAGCCTGACCTCCAACAAGCCGATCAACTCGCCGCAGGCCTTCACCGGGCAGAAGTTCCGCGTCATGGATTCGCGTATCCTGATCGAGCAGTTCAGCGCGGTCGGCGCGAGCGCCATAGCGATCCCGTTCGGTGAGCTTTACACGGCGTTGCAGACCGGCGTTGTCGACGGCGAGGAGAATCCGCTCGACACGATCTCCACCATGAAATTCCACGAAGTCCAGAAGCACCTTGTTGTCTCCGAGCACGGCGCGATGGAGGACGTGGTGCTGTTTAATCCGACCTGGTGGAAGAGCCTGCCCGAAGGTCATCGCAAGATTATCACCGACACCTTTGTCGAAATCCGCCCTGAAGTGGAGAAGATGAAGGCGGAGGCGCAGGTAAAGGCGCTTGAGATCATCAAGGCTGCGGGCAAGACGGAGATCAGCAAACTCAGCGACGCTGACCGCAAAGCCTGGCAGTCCGCGATGGTGCCGAAGGCGGAAGCGGCCTATATCGCGCGCGCTGGTGCCGAAGGCCAGAAGGCGATCGATCTCTACAGATCGGAGCTAAAGAAGCTCGGCGCCTGA
- a CDS encoding TRAP transporter small permease subunit, protein MRIAMLVRAMNAIRVIERTFIAIVLIAMSLLYFVNIAVRFFSPRLATELAWIDEATLFGLAWLVFVGLGLALERRRHIAMTALLDKMSAPAARVVGVAINLAGLAFCLIFTKFSFDLAVFIFNSGQISPTLGTTMLWLYAPLPIGFALLSLRYLLELVGLQSRFLIRDVIADH, encoded by the coding sequence ATGAGGATTGCCATGCTTGTCCGCGCGATGAATGCGATTCGCGTCATTGAAAGGACATTCATCGCGATTGTTTTGATCGCGATGTCACTCCTGTATTTCGTGAACATCGCCGTGCGGTTCTTCAGCCCGAGGCTTGCCACTGAGCTCGCTTGGATTGACGAGGCCACCTTGTTCGGACTGGCATGGCTCGTATTCGTCGGTCTTGGACTCGCGTTGGAGCGGCGGCGGCATATCGCGATGACAGCGCTCCTGGACAAGATGTCGGCGCCTGCAGCACGTGTCGTAGGGGTTGCAATTAATCTTGCCGGACTCGCCTTTTGCCTGATCTTCACCAAGTTCAGCTTCGATCTGGCTGTCTTTATCTTCAACAGCGGCCAGATCAGCCCGACGCTGGGCACCACCATGCTGTGGCTCTATGCGCCGCTGCCGATCGGGTTTGCACTTCTGTCGCTGCGCTATCTGCTGGAGCTCGTCGGCCTCCAGAGCCGGTTCCTCATCCGCGACGTGATTGCGGATCATTG